The DNA window TGGTATCATCCGGATGCAAAGAGCTGTAGTCAGGCCAGTCGTTAATCGAGTCGAGTGGAAATCCCCACGGGTTGGTCAGCGGTTCATAGCTGTTGTCAACCAGCTCATCGATAACCTCTCCAACCTCCGCACGAACGGCAAGGAACGTGGCGTCATTTGGATTCCCCTGCTTGATTGTTGTGTCGGTCCCGCTGTCGGAAGAACATCCTATCAACAGCGCGAGAGCAAGCAGTGTGGCAAACATTCTCAGGTGAACAGGGCGCATCATAACCTAAACTCCTCTTATGCGTTATGTCTTTGACTTATTTTTCAAGAGTTGAGTCATTATTGCCTTCTGAATGTGGAGCCGGTTTTCTGCCTCGTCAAAAACGATCGAATGGGGTCCGTCCATCACCTCGTCTGTTATCTCCCTGCCCCGTTCTGCGGGCAGGCAGTGCAGTACTTTAACATCCGGTTTCGCCAGCGAGAGCAGATCATCATTCACCTGGAATTCCCGTAGCTGATTCATCTTCAGCTCGGCCTTATCCTTCTGGCCCATGCTGGCCCACACATCTGTATAGACTACATCGGCATTGCGAACCGCTTCTTTAGGATCGTGAAAGATATCTATTTTCGAGACCCCTGCTTTCTGCGCCCTGTGCAGAATGTTGGAATCAGGAAGTGTGTCGGGAGACGTTCCTATGGCAAGATCGAACTTGAACAGCATCGATAAATTCAGCCACGAATTCGTTACATTATTGCCATCGCCAAGATAGGCGATCTTGATATCTTCGTATTTGCCAAGATGTTCCCATACCGTAAGGATATCACCGAGAATCTGGCATGGATGAGTTAAATCGGTAAGACCGTTCACTACTGGAACATCCGCGTGCTTACCAAGATCCTCGACGTCCTTATGCGAGAATGTCCGTATCATAATCAGGCCGACATAGCGGGACAACACCTTTGCGGCATCATGAATTGACTCTCGCTTGCCAAGTTCAATCTCCTTCTCCGTGATATAAAGCGAATTGCCACCGAGTTGAAAAATGCCGGTTTCGAACGAAATCCTGGTGCGCAGTGATGCTTTGTGGAAAATGCATGCGACGGTCATTCCGTCCATCGGCTTCTCAGTGAACTTGCCAGACTTCATGTCGCGCGCAAGCTGTAAAGTCTCGATGACTTCGTCGCGAGTGAAATCTGTGATCTGCAGAAAGTCCTTGGTCACAGTCCTACCTCCTATATGTAGATGTTTTTCTTTTCACAGTGAATTTCCGCTCGAATTTAGGCGCTGGACGTGAACTGTCAAGCAAATTGATCCAGCGATGTCTTCCGCAGTCCATATTTAGGAAACCAGCACTGTCTCTGATACGTAGCATAAGTACATATCAGCAAACCTAATCCGACGGGCGGTGACTATGAATCGAAAGTGGACTCTTTTGGGAGGAGCGGCTCTGATTGTCGTAGGAATGTTGCTCGTACTCGACAATCTCTATGTAATCCGTTTCGATTTCTGGGATACGATTGGCCGTTTCTGGTCTGTTGCGCTGATCGCGGTCGGAATCTGGCTGATCTATCGTCAGGCAGGCTGCAAGGTCGGGGATGCCACGCCTTCTGAAGCAGGCAGGATCACGCGAGTGGTCGGTCAGATTCGCACGAAACCAGACTCAATCCATGATCGCGGTCTCGATGTGCAGCTCGGCGCAGGCAGCATCGAAATAGACCTTACAGAGACAAACCTTCGCGAAGGTGAAAACTCGGTTGCGGCCTCCGTAGGCTTAGGCGAGGTCGTAGTCAAGCTGCCGGCAGAGATCGCCTGCAATGTCTCAGGATCGTGTGGTATTGGCGATGTTCATGTATTCTCCGACAGTTCCGACGGTTTTTCTCCGCGCGTGAATCAGACCGATCCGGACTACGACAGCGCGCCGAAGAAGATCAAGGTGACTGCGAAGTCCGGTCTGGGAGACGTCAAAATATCGAGGAGATAACAGAGCCGGGACCGTAGTTCAGGACAGCCCCGGCATGTGCGCGCTTGACCTGTTCGGTTTTGGTGGCGACAAAAAACAAACGGGCGCGCTTCTCTGGTTTGTTGAGTGCAGACTTTCGCTGCAGCTCCATCTGCTCAAGAGCTATACATTCTGAGATGTGAGTTATTCCCGAAGAGGTAAGAGATTTCTCGCTGCAAGCCTGTGTGGCCGCGATCTCTGATCGCGGTTTGCTGTCTGCATATCACTCGTTACAACGCCTGGAAGCGCTGTTGCGTCAGTGGAAACCGGTGTCCAAATTGGGGAAAAGGTCGAATTGTCAATTTTGAGGCAACTGTAACAGACACAAAGACAATCGATTGCAAGGCCATACCCCATTAAGATCAAGAGCTTGATCTTAGTTGACGGTACGTCGCTCGCGGGATTATGCCTCATTGCCGGCGAACAGAGGGGCAGACCGAAAGGTCTGCCACGATGAGTCTATTACAGAATATACTTCGAAAGGTCTTCGTCTTCGATCACTGTGTCGAGGCGCTTCTTGA is part of the Candidatus Zixiibacteriota bacterium genome and encodes:
- the argF gene encoding ornithine carbamoyltransferase; protein product: MTKDFLQITDFTRDEVIETLQLARDMKSGKFTEKPMDGMTVACIFHKASLRTRISFETGIFQLGGNSLYITEKEIELGKRESIHDAAKVLSRYVGLIMIRTFSHKDVEDLGKHADVPVVNGLTDLTHPCQILGDILTVWEHLGKYEDIKIAYLGDGNNVTNSWLNLSMLFKFDLAIGTSPDTLPDSNILHRAQKAGVSKIDIFHDPKEAVRNADVVYTDVWASMGQKDKAELKMNQLREFQVNDDLLSLAKPDVKVLHCLPAERGREITDEVMDGPHSIVFDEAENRLHIQKAIMTQLLKNKSKT
- a CDS encoding cell wall-active antibiotics response protein; its protein translation is MNRKWTLLGGAALIVVGMLLVLDNLYVIRFDFWDTIGRFWSVALIAVGIWLIYRQAGCKVGDATPSEAGRITRVVGQIRTKPDSIHDRGLDVQLGAGSIEIDLTETNLREGENSVAASVGLGEVVVKLPAEIACNVSGSCGIGDVHVFSDSSDGFSPRVNQTDPDYDSAPKKIKVTAKSGLGDVKISRR